In a genomic window of Magnetococcales bacterium:
- a CDS encoding DEAD/DEAH box helicase family protein codes for MITGDWFHVAGHQSSCRLLNTQSLWGEQYCRVWLPDQNSILRVPADQLVPIESAPGIGPEQLTYTATAARVADALTHDVLLAPIESSVIPLPHQIHALTRAMAGDQVRYLLADEVGLGKTIEAGLIIRELKLRGLVRRVLVIAPKGLVTQWVAEMQTHFNEDFRLLLPGDFAGYRRIAGEENPWRSHSQVICPMDSVKPLEKRRGWSRAKVADYNRDRFDGLIAAGWDMIIVDEAHRLGGSTDQVARFKLGQGLAEAAPYLLLLSATPHQGKTDAFHRLLTLMDADNFPSPSSVTRERVHPYVIRTEKRCAINADGKPLFKPRRTQLFPVAWEARHHRQKALYEAVTEYVRLGYNQAMRKKRNAVGFLLILMQRLVTSSTRAIRTTMERRLEALKIPDAQLSLFPTDPDDDLMDMDGQDLLETLLASRLKGIKNERAEVNILLDAARQCEEAGPDAKAEALLDRIYTLQQEENDPDLKILIFTEFVPTQEMLKGFLEDRGFPVACLNGSMSMEERKQAQEAFAGEKRILISTNAGGEGLNLQFCHVVINFDIPWNPMRLEQRIGRVDRIGQKHVVRAINFVFEETVEYRVQEVLEEKLAVIHREFGIDKTGDVLDSAQAGEMFDDLHIEAILHPDRVEPAVEEMIGRIREGAESARESESLMGTTRDLDPGEAQRMMIHPLPHWVERMTVSYLRAHGGTAEQQERGWRLQWPGQPPDDSLAVFIARDAEDNPAARHLTLEDPRIRGLTSGLPRFVPGQPVPVINLPGLSGQIQGIWSLWRIAIQGVGEHRQRVMPLFVHDDGRVLGPTARRVWDQLLTGDAVIGAHLHGDTARMTFSQTVEVAEIHGQPVYQELLTTHRDRLAKEREKSEYAFSIRRQAIERIGLPEVKNHRLTLLAQEEREWGQELDARGEVMPEMTPLLMTQLGGESRDG; via the coding sequence ATGATCACCGGAGACTGGTTTCATGTTGCCGGGCATCAATCCTCATGCCGATTGCTGAACACTCAATCCCTGTGGGGGGAGCAGTACTGCCGCGTTTGGCTCCCCGACCAGAATTCTATACTCCGTGTTCCCGCCGACCAGCTTGTTCCCATTGAAAGCGCCCCTGGCATCGGCCCGGAACAACTGACCTACACCGCCACAGCCGCCCGAGTGGCCGACGCCCTGACTCACGACGTCCTGCTGGCTCCCATCGAATCATCGGTCATTCCTTTGCCCCACCAAATCCACGCCCTGACCCGGGCCATGGCTGGCGATCAGGTGCGCTATCTCCTGGCCGACGAAGTAGGGCTTGGCAAAACCATTGAGGCGGGGCTCATCATTCGAGAGCTGAAACTGCGCGGGCTGGTCCGCCGGGTACTGGTCATCGCCCCCAAAGGACTGGTCACCCAATGGGTGGCTGAGATGCAGACCCATTTTAATGAGGATTTCCGCCTGCTCCTGCCCGGGGATTTCGCCGGTTACCGCCGCATTGCCGGAGAGGAAAATCCCTGGCGCAGCCACTCCCAGGTGATCTGCCCCATGGATTCGGTCAAACCCCTGGAGAAGCGCCGTGGTTGGTCTCGTGCCAAAGTGGCCGACTACAATCGGGACCGCTTCGATGGGCTGATCGCCGCCGGATGGGATATGATCATCGTTGATGAAGCCCACCGGCTGGGAGGCAGCACCGATCAGGTTGCTCGCTTCAAACTGGGCCAGGGACTCGCCGAAGCCGCTCCCTACCTGCTGCTGCTCTCTGCGACTCCCCACCAGGGCAAGACGGACGCGTTTCATCGCCTGCTCACCCTGATGGACGCGGACAATTTCCCCAGCCCGTCCAGCGTCACCCGAGAACGCGTGCATCCTTACGTGATCCGAACAGAAAAACGGTGCGCCATCAATGCGGATGGCAAGCCGCTTTTTAAACCACGCCGTACCCAGCTTTTTCCCGTGGCCTGGGAGGCTCGCCACCACCGGCAAAAGGCCCTCTACGAGGCGGTCACCGAATATGTCCGGCTGGGCTACAACCAAGCCATGCGCAAAAAGCGCAATGCCGTCGGTTTCCTGCTTATTCTGATGCAACGGCTGGTTACTTCCAGCACTCGCGCCATTCGCACCACTATGGAACGCCGTCTGGAAGCGCTCAAAATTCCCGATGCCCAGCTTTCCCTTTTCCCAACGGATCCAGATGATGATCTGATGGACATGGACGGGCAGGATCTGCTGGAAACCCTGCTCGCATCCCGCCTGAAGGGAATCAAGAATGAACGGGCCGAGGTGAATATTCTGTTGGACGCCGCCCGCCAATGCGAAGAAGCGGGCCCGGACGCCAAAGCCGAAGCGCTTCTGGATCGGATCTACACCCTACAGCAAGAAGAGAACGATCCCGACCTCAAGATCCTGATCTTCACCGAGTTCGTGCCCACCCAGGAGATGCTCAAGGGCTTTCTGGAGGATCGCGGATTCCCGGTGGCCTGCTTGAACGGCTCCATGAGCATGGAGGAGCGCAAACAGGCCCAGGAGGCGTTCGCTGGAGAAAAGCGGATTTTGATCTCCACCAATGCCGGCGGCGAAGGACTGAATCTTCAGTTCTGCCATGTGGTGATCAACTTCGACATCCCCTGGAACCCCATGCGTCTTGAGCAGCGTATCGGCCGGGTGGACCGCATCGGGCAGAAACATGTGGTCCGCGCCATCAATTTCGTCTTTGAGGAGACGGTGGAGTACCGGGTGCAGGAGGTCCTGGAAGAGAAGCTTGCCGTCATCCACCGGGAATTCGGCATCGACAAGACCGGCGACGTGCTTGATTCCGCCCAGGCCGGAGAGATGTTTGACGATCTCCACATCGAGGCCATCCTCCATCCCGACCGCGTGGAGCCTGCCGTGGAGGAGATGATCGGGCGTATCCGGGAAGGCGCGGAATCCGCTCGGGAGAGCGAATCGCTTATGGGAACGACCCGTGATTTGGATCCCGGAGAGGCGCAACGCATGATGATCCATCCCTTGCCCCATTGGGTGGAACGGATGACCGTAAGCTATTTGCGTGCCCATGGCGGCACCGCCGAACAGCAGGAACGGGGGTGGCGTCTACAATGGCCGGGACAACCGCCCGACGACAGCCTCGCGGTTTTTATCGCCAGGGATGCCGAAGACAACCCAGCGGCCCGCCATCTGACCCTGGAGGATCCACGCATTCGCGGTCTGACATCTGGCCTTCCTCGATTCGTTCCCGGCCAACCGGTTCCGGTTATCAATCTGCCCGGTCTTTCCGGGCAGATTCAAGGCATCTGGTCTCTGTGGCGTATTGCCATCCAGGGAGTCGGTGAGCATCGCCAGCGGGTCATGCCTCTGTTTGTTCATGACGACGGACGGGTTCTAGGCCCCACGGCGCGGCGGGTTTGGGACCAGTTGTTGACCGGGGATGCCGTCATTGGCGCCCATCTCCATGGCGATACAGCCCGGATGACATTTTCGCAAACGGTCGAGGTTGCCGAGATCCATGGTCAGCCGGTTTATCAGGAGCTTCTGACCACCCACCGGGACCGGCTTGCCAAGGAACGGGAAAAGAGTGAATACGCTTTCTCCATACGCCGTCAAGCCATTGAGCGGATCGGCCTTCCCGAAGTGAAAAACCACCGTCTTACCCTGCTTGCCCAGGAGGAACGGGAGTGGGGGCAGGAACTGGATGCCAGGGGAGAGGTAATGCCGGAAATGACGCCGTTGCTCATGACGCAACTGGGTGGGGAGAGCCGCGATGGTTGA